The window ATAAATTTGTATCTGGCTTGAGTTTCACGATTTTCAGTCTGATTTTCTGCACGATTCATGTAAATTAAAGCACTGTCTACCTCTTCTAGATTAAGAAATGCTTGAGATAAAGTTGCATTTGCAATAGATAAATCTTCTGTTTCTATGGACTCTACCTCTTCTTTGAGGAGTTTTGTTAAGTTTCTAATCGCAGTCTCATTATTATCCAGTCTCATATTAGTGCGCTCACGCCATACTTTTGCCTGATTGATCTGGTCGCTTTCAGGCATGAATTGAAGGATGTAATTAAATGCCTCTAAAGCAGGGATGAAACGCTGGTCGTAATATCTGGCCTTACCTAATAACATGTAAGCCTCATCAATTTGCGGATTATACTCCGTTTCATTGATGAGCATAGAATGTTTTTGAACCGCTTTTACAGCTTTTTCCTCTGCACGTTCAAAATTAGGATCTGGAGCTTTCTCGCCTGGAAGAAACACTTCTTTTTTAATTTGCATGCGCTCCACTGGTAGAATATCCCAGTAGTTATCTAGATAAGTTTGCTCCAGACCGTCAAGTCCAGCTTGTAATGCAAGGTTACCGTTGTAAAGGACATTGTACTCTGTACCTACGGCATGCAGATTGCGACTTATAAAAGAGTTTTTTTTCCTACTACAACCAGTTAGGATTGCTATAAGTAAAAAGGTGATAGAAATATTATAAAAAAACTGTTTCAAAAAGTAGGGTTTAGACTAAAGTGTATAACTCTTAATACCGCATTAATATTGTAAAAGTTGGTAAAAATAAGAATTTTTTATTTTCAAGACTGTCTTATAAGTAACTCATGACTTATTTAGCTAGCAATATAGAATAATAACAGACCGTTAAACATTTGAATAGGAATAATCTTTGAACTATTTTACACAACTGTTACACATCGTTTTTGATGTATTTTCTATCTTAATTTCATATATGAAGTACTTTTTTACAATACTAACTGGTCTATTTTTTTTACAACTTACTAATTCACAAACAGATAACAGTCTCCTGTGGGAAATTACTGGAAACGGCTTAGAAGAACCTTCCTATTTATATGGTACTATGCATGTAAGCAGCAAAGTTGCCTTTAGGTTAGATGATGTGTTCTTTGAATCGTTAAAAAAAGTAGATGCAGTAGCATTAGAAAGTGATCCTACACAATGGATGGACGAATATTATAGCGAGCAAATCTTATCTGTTCAGAATATGTCTGGATCCTACCGTTCTTCTTTTTATGAAGATTTATTCAAGTTAGAACATCCGCCACTTCAAATGGTACGTTCAAGCATAAGAATGAATGATATGGCATTAAACGGTTATTTATATCGTAAAAATGGCGCCTCTGATAATTTTGAAGAAGAGACCTATCTAGACATGTTTATTTTTCAAGCCGGAAAAAAAGCTGGTAAACCCATCATAAGTCTAGAAGACTTTAATGAATCTCAATACCTTACATCAAAAGCAGCTACAAACCCATCTAAAAAAGAGATTGATCAATGGCTGGAAGAGCGGCTAGAAAAAGAAAATAGGTACACGATTCAAGAAAATGTCTATAGAGATCGCAATATTTCTTTGCTAGACTCTATAGGAGCTGCAACAAATACGGAGTACTTTAGAAAAAACATGTTGTACGATCGCAATGAGAATATGGTGGTTGTAATGGACTCTGTTATGAAAACTCAGACCATATTTGCTGGAGTAGGCGCTGCACACTTACCTGGCGAGCAAGGAATGATACAAATGCTGCAAGACAAAGGTTACACCGTAAAAGCGCTAACATCTGAGCAAACAGAGCTTGCTAAAAAAGAAAAAAAGAATTTAGACGAGAGTTTTGTGGCTCCTACGCTTTCGCGAAAGCGTACACCTGATCAATTTCTTTCCCTTAAAACTTTTGACAACCTAAGAGAATTTAGCATGGGGAATCAGTCTTTCTATATGATTCCCGAAATGACTAATGGTGCTTATTTAACCATTTCTAGAATTAACACGCTAGATTACCTTCCTACCGAAAAGAAAAAAATAGATCTGGATTTTGTCGATAATATTTTATTTGAAGATATTCCTGGAGAAATTATAGAAAAAATAGAATTGACCGCACCATATCCTGGCTATTCTATTTTGAACAAAACAAAAAAGAGAGATTATCAAAAATATCATATTTATAAAACACCTCTTGAGTTAGTGATCATCAAATTTGGAGGAAAGTTAGATTTTGTAAAGCAATACGAGCAAGAGATTTTTAGCTCCATAGAGTTTTTACCTAACAGTGAAAAGTTGAGCACCTTTAAAGCGCCTTATAATAAATACAGCATGTTATTTCCAGAACATGCAGTAGCAAATAACCTTGAAAATCCTGGTAAAACTCTACTACAAGGAACTGATGGTACTTCTTTTTACTTTTTCCAAGAAGCTCCCATTTTTGACACAGAGTATGTAGAGGAAGATAAATTTGAAGCTCAGTTTATAGTGGAAGAGTTTGTAAATGAACTGGAATATGAGATAGAAAAAGGAGCTGTAAAAAAACAACCTTATTACAGTTACCGAGCTACTGTAATCATGGATAGTGTGCTTAAAACTCAGTTAGAACTCAAGTCTATAGTAAAGGATGGTAGTTATTATTTAATGGGTTACACTGGTGACAATCAAGAAAAAGCTGACGCCTATTTTAATTCTATAAAGTTCAATACCATTGCATACGATGATTTTAAAACGGTGCAGGATACTGCGATGTTTTTTAATGTTAAAAGTCCAGTAAAGGCTCCTATGTCTAGAAGGAGATTTTCACGAGATGATCAGAAGGATTATGAAGAGAAAGAAAAGTATTCTTTCTATACCACTCCATCAAACGAGCAAATTGAAGTAAAAATGACCAAGTTTCATGACCTTCAAATGTTTCACAAACCAGAAGATTTATGGGAACATGTGGATGATAATGACTGGTCTGACATGAAATTGTACCGTAGCAACCTAAGAGCAAAAGACAAAGAAAAAGAGCAAAAAGGAGCGATTTATACCTATAATAGAACATTTAAAGATAGCCTTAGTTCCAAGCATATTCTTGCAAAAGATGTGTACTATAAAGGCAGGTTGTACCATCTCAAAACGGTTATTGATAGCACAAAACAACCGTCTAAATTTGTTGAAGAATTTTATGCTAGTTTTTCTCCTCAGGATACTATGGTAGGTAAAGATGTATTTGAAGATAAAACAGCTCTTTTCTTTGAAGGAGTAAAAGAAAAAGATACACTAGTCTTTGAAGCAAATGATAAGGTGAAGTTTAAAACTAAGGATATATCTCAAATGATAGACCTTATAAACACTGTAGATTCAGATGATGCCTCTCTCAAAGATGTGAGAGAATATACTTTAGAAGAGTTGATAGATTTAAAGGATAACCGAGTGCTTCCTTTTATAACAAGCCTTTATGAATCGTCCTATAACGATCCAGATGTGCAGCTGGTCATACTGAGAAAGTTGCTTCGTAAAAAAACTACAAGTACTCATGAAAAAGTATTGGATCTGTTAGAAAAAGATTTGCCTTTAAAAAAGTCTGGAATTTCTAATGCACTTAATAGTTATGGTGATTCTTTACGATTATCTGCAAAATTATTTCCTGACTTGCTTACTTATGCTTCCATAAGCGAATACAAATCTCCTGTTTATGAACTACTTGCAAAAGTTAAAGATTCTGGATTTGTAAAGAAAAAAGTGTACAAAAAGTACCGTAAGCAAATCATCACCGACGGAAAGATCGAAATTAAAAGAACGCTAAGTGCGAGAAAAACAAGTTATAACAATAATAGTAATGATCTTTTAAGTGATTATGTAAAACTCATATTTCCATTCCGTAAGGATAGAAGCGCTCAAGACTTCTTTGAAAAACTTTTAGATAGTGGTAAAAATGATGCTATTGCCGTATACTTTACTTTACTCATGAAAAATAAAGAGTCTATCCCTGATATACTGCTGGAAGAAATGGAAGAAGACATCGTTCTAAAATCAGAAATCGTTATCCATACGGCAAAAAATGATTTAAAACTATCTCCAGAAATTACTCAAAAAGAACTGGCTAAAAGTATCGTGCTGACCTCTAGATCATTTGATAAAAATGAAGATGAGATCACCTTTATAGAAGAGAAACTTATCACGACAGATAAAGATGAAAAAGTAGCTCTTTACCTTTATCACTATAAGAATAAAGATAGCTACAAAGATCAAGATTACATACGTTATGCTGCTTTTGAAATAAAAGATGATAAAACACTACAATCAAAGCCTTACTCGAAGTCCTACGGAAACGGCAAACGTTATGACACCGATAAAGAAAAAGAAGATGCTATTGAAGAAATAATTAAAAACATTAAACACAAAAACCGCTGGAGAGTGAAATAGTTTTTGAAACAAATAGTAAAGAAGTTCAACGATAAAGACCTAAGAAAAATAATTCTTAGGTCTTTGTTTTTAATGAAATCCTTAATCAAATTCTCTTCAAATGGATCGTGGTATCATTTAAAACTTAAAAGGCTTACTAGAAAAGATAGATTTAAGACTGTATTCACGACCGTTTTCGGTTTCCTCGATGTGAGGTTTAGGAGAAAATATCATAGCTATACCTATAGGTACAAACGTAGTCCAGACTCCTTGCTCAATGAACTGTAATAAAACAAATCTCGTTATCAAAAATAGCGCTGTAAAGCAAACACCGTAAATAAGGAAAACTCTAATTTTAGGACTCATTATAGATTTTTTTCAAAGGTAATTACATCTTATAAACCTTCTTACTAAAAAGAAACTTTAAACCATATTCCTTACCTGATTGCATTTGTACCACATGCGGTCTTGGAGATATAACCCATGCAAGAACCGCAGGTACCAGAGTAAGCCATGTGTTACTAGGTGTAACCATAAATTGCATCATAAGATATCTTGTTAGTAAAAAGACTCCCAAAAAGATCACTACATGAATGCCTAACATTTTATATCTAGGGTGCATATTATTCCTCTTCTAAAACAGGAACAGGAGCATAGCTCTCAGAAATTCCTTTAAAATAGTTCTCTAACTCTGCAAAAGTGCCTGCTGTTTTTTCCTTGTCCATGACCACTTTCCCTTTTTCTAATAACACAACACGCTGCGTTACTTCAGTAACATGTTGTAAATCGTGTGATGAAACTAGAACAGTAGTATTAGGATCATCAGCCAGTTCTTTGATTATTTTCTTAAGCCTGATTTGAGTTGAAGGGTCTAGATTTGCAAAAGGCTCATCTAGAATTACGACTTCTGGATTGCCTATTAATGCGGCAACTATTCCTACCTTTTTTTGATTTCCTTTAGATAAATCACGCAAGTATTTTTTCTGACCTATGGCTTCACCATTGAAAAAATCAGAATAAGAAGCCATGAGCGCGTCTATATCTGCTTTATTCTGACCTCTTAATTCACCTATGAAATAAAAATATTCTTCTGGTGTTAAATAACCTATTAAGAAACTCTCATCTACAAAAGCGCTGGTAAAAGGTTTCCAGTCTTCGCTCTCGCTTACTTTAATATCATTACTCAAAATATAACCACTCGTAGGCTGTATCAAGTCCAGCAATAGAGAAAATAAGGTTGTTTTTCCAGCACCGTTATTTCCTACAAGACCTATGGCTTGCCCTTTATGAATCTTTAATTCGTCTATATCTAGTACAGAAACGCCGTTGTATACTTTTGAAAGGTTTGTTATTGAAATCATAATTATAAATGTCTTATTAGTTAGTTGTTGTTCCGCTTTGGTACCGCATCAAGTGCGGCATGAACTTCTTTTTGATTCCGCTTTCGCGAAAGCGAAACTAAAAAGAAAGCGAGATCATTAAAATCTTTATTTAACTGTTAATCCTTTTGAGCATAGGCAGCAATCGTATCGTACTTCTCCTTTTTATAAACACGCTCGATAAGGTCAAATATCTTATTCCTGAATAAAAGCCCTAAAACTCCTGTAACTGCAATGGCGATAAATCCAGCCGACTCATTTATAGTCAATGCAAAAGCATAATAAATAAGTACCGGTAAGAATAGTTTAGGAATTACTAGAAGTAAGGTTTTGGCATTAAAAGCTTTAGAATCTCCAAAAGCTTTCTTAGAACTCATCAAGTCTATAGGTGTTTTTACATAAGCACCGCCTAAAAGTACTACCGAACTATTAAAACCTATGTTGTAAATAGCACCTGCAATCATAGCAAACCACCAGTCCCAACCAAAGTAAAGGTACAAAGTACATAGCAACGTGCTCACTACGGTAGAAACGATCATTAACCACCATTTGCTCAATAAAAAGTCACGGTAAGGAATGTTTTGCGACATCATGAGTTTGTAATAACTACTGTCCCAAGATGGCACCAGTCCACCGAACATAAATAAGAATCCACCAGTACAAAACAGTCCGGCAAAAACTTTCATTCCATTAATACTATCATAGATTTCATTCATGAAAAAGAAACCATAAAACACAAATAAGAAACCTACTAGAAATGTGGTACGCGCTCTTTTATTACGTTTTATAAGTTTAATATCGTTCTTTAAATAAGTAGATACTTTACCGAATCGGTCTAAGAAACTTAAGTCTTCTGTACTCGCCTCTTTCACCTCAGTCTTTAAACCAGCGTCTAGATACAATTGGTTTTTGAAGTAGTTAAAAGCAAAGTAAGCACTAGAAATTGCCAGAGCAAGCGGAATGATAAAACCAAAAGCGTTATCATAAAAGAAATCAAATACTGGTGCTGAATAGTTTGTTATATCAAAAATGCCGTAATACTGTAAGATCCCACTCGCCGCAATTAAGCCTATTACTGGATAGAAAACGCTATCCATATTATTCATGAATACATTTAGATAATTAATCGTGTAAGTAATACAAATCATAGCAAGATGCCAGCCTAATACATTTATAAAAGCGGCATCTCCTTTTACTAATAATACAATACTAAAAGGAATAAAAAAGAAGGCATGCGCTATATTAAAGAATGAAATGCTGGTTTTACCCAATGCATATTTTACAATATTAGATCGCGTAATAGGAAGATAAAGCAACGGTTTGATATTAGTCACCGGCATTTTTTGAAGCATGTAGCGCATCGCTAGATCAAAAAAGAAATAGTAAATCAAATATTGGTTCACTACGCGAATGGGTTCACCTAGCTCTAATTCTTCAATAATAAAGTAGGACCCAAATCCTAAACCTCCCAAAACCGCTAACATATATATAGCTCCAAAAATCATCAGGATTTTAAAAGCTAAGTTTTGTTTAAACGCAGCGCTTCTTATGAAGCTCTTCCATTCCAGATTAATAAATTTTTTGATCATTTTCGGTTTGATTTGCTTAGTTAGTTACAAAAACTATAAAAATGTTACAGCTTGGATTTCAATTATTACTTTTGCAGCTTTAAAAATACGACATGATTTTTCATCATCTTACTATAAAACAAGTTACTAAAGTTACTTCTCAAGCGGTAGAAGTGGTTTTTGAGATTCCAGAAAACCTATCTGCAGAGTTTACTTATCAAGCTGGACAGTACTTAACTCTTAAAGCCACTATTAATGAAGAAGAGGTGCGTCGCGCCTATTCTCTTTCTAGTGCACCGCATGAAACCGATTTAAAAGTAGTTATTAAAGCGGTGGAAAAAGGTGTTTTTTCTAATTATGCGATGACCTTACGAGCTGGAGATCAATTAGAAGTTGCTGCTCCAGACGGGCTTTTTATCCATGAGAAAAGCGATACTGCTCAAAATTATTTAATGGTTGCAGCAGGAAGTGGTATCACTCCTATTACTTCTATCATAAAAGACGTGCTTACTAATGAGTCCGACAGTAAAGTGGCTTTGATCTATGGAAATCAATCGGTAGCACAAACCATTTACCACGAGCAGTTTAATGATCTAAAAGATCAATATGGTGACCGTTTTATACTGCAATATTGTTTCTCCCGTGAAGAGCGCGATGAGGCACTTTTTGGTCGTGTGAGTAAGTCCAACCTCAACTATTTCTTGAAACAGAAAGTTAGTGATCTCGCTTTCGCGAAAGCGTACTTATGTGGACCTGAAGAAATGATTACGATGGCAACAGACAATCTTGTTGAAAAGGAAGTTCTTGCTAAAGAAGACGTAAAATTTGAGCTTTTCACAGCCAAAGAAAATGAGATCGAGATCACTGAAGACAGTCACCTTACCGAGCTTACTGTCATTCTTGATGACGAAAAACACACACTTACAGTAAAGCGTACCGATAATTTACTAGACGTGATGCTTAAAAATGACATCGACGCACCGTACAGTTGTCAAGGCGGTATTTGTAGTTCTTGTATTTGCCAGATAGAAGAAGGAACGGCACAAATGGCAAAAAACGCCATCTTAACCGATAGTGAAATCGCTGACGGACTTTCTCTTGCCTGTCAAGCTTATGCCACCAGTGCAAAAGTTGTGGTGAATTTTGATGAGGTGTAGAAGAATTCGAACTTGAAATTGAAATTGAATTTTGAAAAGGACAACAAACAGATCTTTTCAAATCCAACATCTTAACTATATTAATGCTTTCCAAAGGATAGAATTAATTCTGCCCTTTGGGAAATCTTGTAGGTCAACTTAAAAAGTTGTAGACAATTGCGCAACATGATCTATTTTTCACTATTGATCTTAGCCTCTTTATGCATGATAAGCATTTCATATAAAGATATATGTTCCACTAAAGCATATTCAGATAACTTTGCTACAGCGCCTCTCAACTGATCTGTATTAATTGGCTTAATATAAATAAAATCACTTTTTCCATAAAGACCGTATCTTCCTCTTTTTTTTACTTCTAATGCGCGATCTAGATTTGAAATAAGTAGAAGTTCTTTATCTACATCATAGTATACTTTCAA is drawn from Nonlabens dokdonensis DSW-6 and contains these coding sequences:
- a CDS encoding TraB/GumN family protein produces the protein MKYFFTILTGLFFLQLTNSQTDNSLLWEITGNGLEEPSYLYGTMHVSSKVAFRLDDVFFESLKKVDAVALESDPTQWMDEYYSEQILSVQNMSGSYRSSFYEDLFKLEHPPLQMVRSSIRMNDMALNGYLYRKNGASDNFEEETYLDMFIFQAGKKAGKPIISLEDFNESQYLTSKAATNPSKKEIDQWLEERLEKENRYTIQENVYRDRNISLLDSIGAATNTEYFRKNMLYDRNENMVVVMDSVMKTQTIFAGVGAAHLPGEQGMIQMLQDKGYTVKALTSEQTELAKKEKKNLDESFVAPTLSRKRTPDQFLSLKTFDNLREFSMGNQSFYMIPEMTNGAYLTISRINTLDYLPTEKKKIDLDFVDNILFEDIPGEIIEKIELTAPYPGYSILNKTKKRDYQKYHIYKTPLELVIIKFGGKLDFVKQYEQEIFSSIEFLPNSEKLSTFKAPYNKYSMLFPEHAVANNLENPGKTLLQGTDGTSFYFFQEAPIFDTEYVEEDKFEAQFIVEEFVNELEYEIEKGAVKKQPYYSYRATVIMDSVLKTQLELKSIVKDGSYYLMGYTGDNQEKADAYFNSIKFNTIAYDDFKTVQDTAMFFNVKSPVKAPMSRRRFSRDDQKDYEEKEKYSFYTTPSNEQIEVKMTKFHDLQMFHKPEDLWEHVDDNDWSDMKLYRSNLRAKDKEKEQKGAIYTYNRTFKDSLSSKHILAKDVYYKGRLYHLKTVIDSTKQPSKFVEEFYASFSPQDTMVGKDVFEDKTALFFEGVKEKDTLVFEANDKVKFKTKDISQMIDLINTVDSDDASLKDVREYTLEELIDLKDNRVLPFITSLYESSYNDPDVQLVILRKLLRKKTTSTHEKVLDLLEKDLPLKKSGISNALNSYGDSLRLSAKLFPDLLTYASISEYKSPVYELLAKVKDSGFVKKKVYKKYRKQIITDGKIEIKRTLSARKTSYNNNSNDLLSDYVKLIFPFRKDRSAQDFFEKLLDSGKNDAIAVYFTLLMKNKESIPDILLEEMEEDIVLKSEIVIHTAKNDLKLSPEITQKELAKSIVLTSRSFDKNEDEITFIEEKLITTDKDEKVALYLYHYKNKDSYKDQDYIRYAAFEIKDDKTLQSKPYSKSYGNGKRYDTDKEKEDAIEEIIKNIKHKNRWRVK
- a CDS encoding ferredoxin--NADP reductase, with the translated sequence MIFHHLTIKQVTKVTSQAVEVVFEIPENLSAEFTYQAGQYLTLKATINEEEVRRAYSLSSAPHETDLKVVIKAVEKGVFSNYAMTLRAGDQLEVAAPDGLFIHEKSDTAQNYLMVAAGSGITPITSIIKDVLTNESDSKVALIYGNQSVAQTIYHEQFNDLKDQYGDRFILQYCFSREERDEALFGRVSKSNLNYFLKQKVSDLAFAKAYLCGPEEMITMATDNLVEKEVLAKEDVKFELFTAKENEIEITEDSHLTELTVILDDEKHTLTVKRTDNLLDVMLKNDIDAPYSCQGGICSSCICQIEEGTAQMAKNAILTDSEIADGLSLACQAYATSAKVVVNFDEV
- a CDS encoding ABC transporter ATP-binding protein translates to MISITNLSKVYNGVSVLDIDELKIHKGQAIGLVGNNGAGKTTLFSLLLDLIQPTSGYILSNDIKVSESEDWKPFTSAFVDESFLIGYLTPEEYFYFIGELRGQNKADIDALMASYSDFFNGEAIGQKKYLRDLSKGNQKKVGIVAALIGNPEVVILDEPFANLDPSTQIRLKKIIKELADDPNTTVLVSSHDLQHVTEVTQRVVLLEKGKVVMDKEKTAGTFAELENYFKGISESYAPVPVLEEE
- a CDS encoding DUF5687 family protein, with translation MIKKFINLEWKSFIRSAAFKQNLAFKILMIFGAIYMLAVLGGLGFGSYFIIEELELGEPIRVVNQYLIYYFFFDLAMRYMLQKMPVTNIKPLLYLPITRSNIVKYALGKTSISFFNIAHAFFFIPFSIVLLVKGDAAFINVLGWHLAMICITYTINYLNVFMNNMDSVFYPVIGLIAASGILQYYGIFDITNYSAPVFDFFYDNAFGFIIPLALAISSAYFAFNYFKNQLYLDAGLKTEVKEASTEDLSFLDRFGKVSTYLKNDIKLIKRNKRARTTFLVGFLFVFYGFFFMNEIYDSINGMKVFAGLFCTGGFLFMFGGLVPSWDSSYYKLMMSQNIPYRDFLLSKWWLMIVSTVVSTLLCTLYLYFGWDWWFAMIAGAIYNIGFNSSVVLLGGAYVKTPIDLMSSKKAFGDSKAFNAKTLLLVIPKLFLPVLIYYAFALTINESAGFIAIAVTGVLGLLFRNKIFDLIERVYKKEKYDTIAAYAQKD